One Flagellimonas sp. CMM7 genomic region harbors:
- a CDS encoding GNAT family N-acetyltransferase — protein sequence METLEIKSATLSDLELIVPLFDAYRVFYEQSSDFDASRSFLKERFLNDENIIFLALENDRAVGFTQLFKTFSSVSLQPFYILNDLFVSPQLRKKGVGEALLNHAKSFCQIQGFKGLALETAANNPAQKLYERLDWEKDEEYLHYFWKNTNIN from the coding sequence ATGGAAACTTTGGAAATTAAAAGTGCCACTCTATCGGATTTAGAGCTCATAGTGCCCTTATTTGATGCGTATAGGGTGTTTTATGAACAATCATCAGATTTTGATGCTTCCCGCTCTTTTCTAAAAGAACGTTTTTTAAATGACGAGAACATAATTTTTTTGGCATTGGAGAACGACAGAGCTGTTGGGTTTACGCAACTTTTTAAAACATTCTCATCTGTATCGCTTCAGCCCTTCTATATATTGAACGATCTATTTGTTTCTCCACAACTTCGAAAAAAAGGAGTAGGTGAAGCACTATTGAACCACGCCAAGTCTTTTTGTCAAATACAAGGGTTTAAAGGATTGGCACTGGAAACGGCAGCCAACAACCCCGCCCAGAAACTATATGAACGATTGGACTGGGAAAAAGATGAAGAGTATCTTCACTACTTCTGGAAGAACACCAACATAAATTAA
- a CDS encoding tRNA (guanine-N1)-methyltransferase, which yields MKRLQVFFTLALLTASFSLLAQEQNSNSDNDETLVGQFRELERKSGNYRANGIRYEVIRLTDLNKIKTSIFDSVNTANASIKDLSATISSNKSEIEGLNAKLLEVTNNLKNVTEEKDSMSFFGALVSKGTYNFILWSIIFGLLLFLLFFIYRFRNSNFLTHQAKTALADVEGEYEEHRRRALEREQKISRQLQDELNKNKK from the coding sequence ATGAAACGATTACAAGTTTTTTTCACCCTTGCTTTACTAACAGCTTCTTTTTCACTTTTAGCACAAGAACAGAATTCTAATTCTGACAACGACGAGACCCTTGTTGGTCAATTTCGAGAATTGGAAAGGAAATCTGGTAATTATAGGGCCAATGGTATTAGGTATGAAGTAATACGCCTTACGGACCTTAATAAGATAAAAACAAGCATATTCGATTCTGTCAATACAGCCAATGCGTCTATAAAAGATTTATCCGCCACCATTTCTAGCAATAAATCCGAAATAGAGGGTCTAAATGCCAAACTTCTGGAAGTCACAAATAATTTAAAAAATGTTACAGAAGAAAAGGACAGCATGTCGTTCTTTGGTGCTTTGGTCAGTAAAGGGACCTATAACTTTATTTTATGGTCTATAATTTTTGGTCTACTGCTGTTTTTACTCTTCTTCATTTATAGATTTAGAAATAGTAATTTTTTAACGCACCAAGCCAAAACGGCCTTAGCTGATGTAGAAGGAGAATATGAAGAACATAGAAGAAGGGCTTTAGAACGTGAACAAAAAATTAGCCGTCAGCTTCAGGATGAACTGAACAAGAATAAAAAATAA
- a CDS encoding glyceraldehyde-3-phosphate dehydrogenase: MSDIKSYEKELAFQADRRKATTEFIKIISDLWYDKAIEVVLFKNQIIDKNVSDIINLHEYAGEFVQKPISIFDSVEILRAINDISLPPAKLDIGKLTYEYHSDDNTHLNVKAFVIEKLKDAESSKEIKPKDVVLYGFGRIGRLVARELMAKTGRGSQLRLRAVVVRGDATEEVLEKRAALLKTDSVHGQFMGTVDVDVKNQALIINGTTVKFINAAKPEDIDYTKYGIYNALIIDNTGAFRDKAALSRHLEAKGANRVLLTAPGKEVPNIVHGVNHNAFDPDKTKIYSAASCTTNAITPILKVIEDSLGIKKGHLETIHAYTNDQNLVDNMHSKYRRGRAAALNMVITETGAGAAVAKALPSLKGKLTSNAIRVPVPNGSLAILNLEVKNKTSKESINTILKKYALEGDMVEQIQYSLSNELVSSDIVGASAPSIYDSKATLVSADGKSIVLYIWYDNEYGYSHQVIRLAKYIAKVRRYTYY, from the coding sequence ATGAGCGATATAAAGTCTTACGAAAAAGAACTTGCCTTCCAAGCCGATAGAAGAAAAGCAACCACAGAGTTCATTAAAATTATTAGTGATCTTTGGTACGATAAGGCCATTGAAGTAGTCCTTTTCAAGAATCAGATCATTGACAAAAATGTAAGTGATATTATCAATCTACATGAATATGCAGGCGAATTTGTTCAAAAACCCATCTCAATCTTTGATTCTGTTGAGATTCTTCGCGCCATTAACGACATTAGTTTACCACCTGCCAAACTAGATATTGGAAAGCTTACGTATGAATATCACTCAGATGATAATACCCATCTTAATGTAAAGGCCTTTGTTATAGAAAAACTCAAAGATGCCGAGTCTTCAAAAGAAATTAAACCTAAAGATGTTGTTCTTTACGGTTTTGGAAGAATTGGAAGATTGGTTGCCCGAGAACTTATGGCCAAAACCGGAAGAGGTAGTCAATTAAGACTTAGAGCAGTTGTAGTAAGAGGTGATGCAACCGAAGAGGTATTGGAAAAAAGGGCAGCGCTATTAAAAACAGATTCTGTTCATGGTCAGTTTATGGGGACTGTTGATGTTGATGTAAAAAATCAGGCACTTATTATAAACGGCACAACGGTCAAGTTTATTAATGCAGCAAAGCCCGAAGACATAGATTATACAAAATATGGTATTTATAATGCCCTAATCATTGATAATACAGGTGCCTTTAGAGATAAAGCAGCTCTTTCCAGACATTTAGAAGCCAAAGGGGCCAATAGAGTTTTACTTACCGCCCCTGGAAAAGAGGTTCCAAATATAGTGCATGGAGTAAACCATAATGCCTTTGATCCTGACAAGACCAAAATTTACTCCGCGGCCTCATGCACCACCAATGCTATTACCCCCATTCTAAAGGTAATTGAAGATTCGCTTGGAATTAAGAAGGGGCATTTAGAAACCATTCATGCATATACTAACGACCAAAATTTGGTAGATAATATGCACAGTAAATACCGAAGAGGACGTGCCGCTGCCTTGAATATGGTTATTACCGAAACCGGAGCTGGCGCAGCAGTTGCCAAAGCGCTGCCTTCATTAAAAGGAAAATTAACGTCCAACGCTATCCGCGTTCCCGTACCCAATGGCTCTCTGGCAATTTTAAACCTTGAGGTAAAGAACAAAACTTCCAAAGAAAGTATTAATACCATTTTAAAGAAGTATGCCCTTGAAGGTGATATGGTTGAGCAAATACAGTATTCTTTGAGCAATGAGCTGGTGTCATCCGATATTGTTGGCGCTTCTGCCCCATCAATTTATGATAGTAAAGCTACTTTGGTGTCCGCTGATGGAAAAAGTATTGTGCTTTACATATGGTATGATAACGAATATGGATACTCCCATCAGGTTATTAGACTTGCAAAATACATAGCCAAAGTAAGACGCTACACTTATTATTAG
- a CDS encoding trypsin-like peptidase domain-containing protein — MKRIASLFIVSLFAGAITLGAYKLFFEKDTYKWIAADQETPFLSTSTLSTSASGAGINEVDFTIAAEKTVNAVVHVKNLTINKGSNNLADFFYGSERKQTPQIGTGSGVIISPDGFIVTNNHVIAQASQLEITLNNKRTYEAEVIGADADSDIALLKIDVDKPLPYLAFGDSDNAKIGEWVLAVGNPFSLTSTVTAGIVSAKARSLGRNQSFIQTDAAVNPGNSGGALVNTNGDLIGINTAITSQTGSYVGYSFAVPSNIAKKVVEDIMEFGNVQRGRLGISAANINSREAMELGLDEIEGVYISQVSEDSGAEEAGLKSGDIIKKVDNILIRKFSELTGYLSSKRPGDVIEVIVDREGNRVSKRVTLKKQNTLILPNTGFMVKNLTKEDKKNFGVKQGVKIIDVPEGYGRYNLKNKIITELDDKEIKNIDDAKTLFGEISKYGRTSFTMINEKGEKERLILQ; from the coding sequence ATGAAGAGAATAGCCAGTTTGTTCATTGTATCGCTATTTGCAGGTGCAATTACTTTAGGAGCTTATAAATTATTTTTTGAAAAAGACACGTATAAATGGATTGCCGCAGATCAAGAAACTCCATTCTTGAGCACGAGCACCTTGTCCACTTCTGCGAGTGGGGCGGGAATAAATGAAGTTGATTTCACCATTGCAGCAGAAAAAACGGTAAATGCCGTGGTGCATGTTAAAAACTTAACCATCAATAAAGGGTCTAACAATCTTGCTGACTTCTTTTATGGGTCTGAACGCAAACAAACTCCACAAATTGGCACTGGTTCTGGAGTAATCATCTCACCAGACGGTTTTATTGTTACCAATAATCATGTTATAGCACAAGCCAGTCAATTAGAGATTACATTGAATAACAAAAGAACTTATGAAGCCGAAGTTATTGGTGCCGATGCAGATTCCGACATTGCTCTTTTAAAAATAGATGTGGACAAGCCACTACCCTACCTAGCCTTTGGTGATTCTGACAACGCCAAAATTGGTGAATGGGTTCTTGCAGTAGGAAATCCGTTTAGTCTTACTTCTACGGTAACGGCTGGAATTGTAAGTGCAAAAGCCAGGTCATTAGGAAGAAATCAGTCTTTTATACAAACAGATGCGGCGGTTAACCCCGGAAACAGTGGCGGTGCTTTAGTCAATACCAATGGAGACCTAATTGGAATCAATACGGCCATTACATCCCAAACCGGGTCTTATGTAGGCTATTCTTTTGCAGTACCCAGTAACATAGCGAAAAAGGTTGTCGAGGATATCATGGAATTTGGAAATGTGCAACGTGGAAGATTGGGTATTTCAGCGGCCAATATAAACTCCAGGGAAGCAATGGAGCTTGGCTTGGATGAAATAGAAGGGGTATATATTTCCCAAGTTAGTGAAGACTCAGGAGCAGAAGAAGCTGGACTAAAATCCGGAGATATCATCAAAAAAGTTGATAACATACTTATACGTAAGTTTTCTGAGCTTACAGGGTATCTTTCCTCAAAAAGACCAGGGGACGTGATTGAAGTCATCGTAGATAGAGAAGGCAACAGGGTTTCAAAACGGGTCACACTTAAAAAACAAAATACCCTAATCCTACCCAATACTGGGTTCATGGTTAAAAACCTTACCAAGGAAGACAAAAAGAACTTTGGAGTAAAGCAAGGGGTGAAAATCATTGATGTACCTGAAGGTTATGGTAGGTATAATCTAAAAAATAAAATAATCACCGAGCTTGATGATAAAGAGATTAAAAATATTGATGATGCCAAAACGCTTTTTGGTGAAATTTCCAAGTATGGAAGAACAAGCTTTACCATGATCAATGAAAAAGGAGAAAAAGAACGTCTGATCCTTCAATAA
- the dapF gene encoding diaminopimelate epimerase, with amino-acid sequence MLLQFFKYQGTGNDFVVIDNRQELFPKNDTKLIGKLCDRRFGVGADGLILLENDTASDFEMVYFNSDASQSMCGNGGRCAVAFAKHLGMIDNETSFKAIDGLHFASIEGDIVNLKMNDVKDVKEKPLYSFLDTGSPHHVQLVENLSDLNVQVEGAKLRYGLYGESGSNINFVKQSDKDSFDVRTYERGVEGETLSCGTGVTAVALAMHKQGITESNCVNINTQGGVLSISFAQQNGSYTDIFLKGPAKQVFKGEVEC; translated from the coding sequence ATGTTACTACAATTTTTTAAATATCAAGGCACGGGCAATGATTTTGTAGTCATTGATAATAGACAAGAACTGTTCCCCAAAAACGATACCAAATTGATTGGTAAACTTTGTGATAGGAGATTTGGTGTAGGAGCAGATGGACTTATTTTACTTGAAAATGATACAGCTTCAGACTTTGAAATGGTGTATTTTAATTCTGATGCAAGCCAAAGTATGTGCGGTAATGGAGGTAGGTGTGCAGTAGCTTTTGCCAAGCATTTGGGCATGATAGATAATGAGACATCTTTTAAAGCTATTGATGGTTTACATTTTGCTAGTATTGAAGGAGATATTGTAAACCTCAAGATGAATGATGTAAAGGACGTAAAAGAGAAGCCCCTGTATAGTTTTTTGGATACAGGTTCGCCCCATCATGTGCAACTAGTTGAAAACTTGAGTGATTTGAATGTACAGGTAGAAGGCGCGAAATTGCGGTATGGTCTTTATGGAGAATCTGGCAGTAACATTAACTTCGTTAAACAATCAGATAAAGATTCTTTTGACGTAAGAACGTACGAGCGTGGGGTAGAGGGTGAGACATTGTCTTGTGGAACGGGAGTTACCGCGGTTGCCCTTGCAATGCACAAACAAGGAATTACGGAATCCAACTGTGTAAATATCAATACACAAGGTGGTGTTCTTTCAATAAGTTTTGCACAACAAAATGGATCTTACACTGATATTTTTTTAAAAGGACCTGCTAAACAGGTATTTAAAGGAGAGGTTGAATGCTAA
- a CDS encoding GNAT family N-acetyltransferase, with protein sequence MLSLKGEQIYLRALEPKDLDFLYQLENDTSIWEISGTLKPYSKKVLQLYLENAHRDIYDVKQLRLCICNKNDDCIGLIDLFDFDPKNRRAGIGIVITKTEDRNKGVGAEAISLLCNYAFSILDLHQLYANILEENKASIHLFEKLGFTKIGVKKEWVRTNSGFKNEIIFQKINSNVS encoded by the coding sequence ATGCTAAGCTTAAAGGGAGAGCAAATTTATTTAAGGGCTTTGGAGCCAAAAGATTTGGATTTCCTTTACCAATTGGAAAACGATACTTCCATATGGGAGATTAGTGGCACATTAAAGCCATATTCAAAAAAAGTGCTCCAGCTTTATCTGGAAAATGCGCATAGAGACATTTATGATGTAAAGCAATTGCGATTGTGTATATGTAACAAGAATGATGATTGCATTGGTTTAATTGATTTGTTTGATTTTGACCCCAAAAATAGAAGAGCTGGTATTGGTATTGTAATTACCAAAACAGAGGACAGAAATAAAGGTGTAGGTGCGGAAGCAATATCCTTATTGTGCAATTATGCCTTTTCAATCCTTGACCTACATCAGTTATATGCTAATATTCTAGAGGAAAACAAAGCGAGTATTCATTTGTTTGAAAAGCTTGGCTTTACTAAAATAGGAGTGAAAAAAGAATGGGTCAGAACCAATAGCGGTTTTAAAAATGAAATAATTTTCCAAAAAATAAATTCCAATGTATCTTAA
- the mltG gene encoding endolytic transglycosylase MltG: MYLKKVLWAAALLGLLICGFMAYQIYGAIFSPNTQFNNDEAFVYIPSEATFSEVKTNLTPLLKNVSTFESVAERKGYVNNVKGGKFAIRKGMNNNEIINSLRSNNIPVKVSFNNQESLDALAGRISEQIEADSLSLSQAFNDSEFLSKSNFNKDSKLGMYIPNTYEFFWNTNAQSFRDRMLKEYQRFWNDSRLEKAKELNLSPSQVIALAAIVQKETVKAEERPRVAGVYLNRIKRGILLQADPTVIFAIKKETGNYDTIIKRVLYRDLEIDSPYNTYKYSGIPPGPIAMPDIASVEAVLNFEKHDYLYFVADVSNFGYHMFAKSLAQHNRNKVQYIRWINSQKVRR; encoded by the coding sequence ATGTATCTTAAAAAAGTACTTTGGGCAGCTGCCCTTCTAGGCCTTTTGATCTGTGGTTTCATGGCTTACCAGATTTATGGTGCCATTTTTAGCCCAAATACCCAGTTTAATAATGATGAAGCTTTTGTTTACATACCTTCAGAAGCTACTTTTTCAGAAGTAAAGACCAACTTGACCCCACTGTTAAAAAATGTATCGACTTTTGAATCCGTAGCAGAACGTAAAGGGTACGTCAATAATGTTAAGGGTGGAAAATTCGCTATTAGAAAAGGGATGAATAATAATGAAATCATTAATTCACTAAGAAGCAATAATATCCCGGTAAAAGTATCTTTTAACAATCAAGAATCCTTGGATGCACTGGCAGGTAGGATATCCGAACAAATTGAAGCAGATAGCCTTTCACTTTCCCAAGCCTTTAATGATTCAGAATTTCTTAGCAAATCCAATTTTAATAAAGATTCAAAATTGGGAATGTATATTCCTAATACCTATGAATTCTTTTGGAATACTAATGCTCAAAGCTTTAGGGATAGAATGTTAAAGGAGTACCAGAGGTTTTGGAATGATAGTCGGTTAGAAAAAGCCAAAGAACTTAATCTTTCTCCTTCCCAAGTCATTGCTTTGGCGGCTATAGTTCAAAAAGAGACGGTAAAGGCAGAGGAGCGTCCTAGAGTGGCGGGAGTTTATTTAAATAGGATAAAAAGGGGCATATTGCTTCAGGCAGATCCTACCGTGATCTTTGCCATTAAGAAAGAAACAGGTAATTACGATACCATTATTAAACGAGTTTTGTATCGAGATTTAGAAATAGACTCCCCATACAATACATATAAGTATAGTGGAATACCCCCGGGTCCGATTGCTATGCCCGATATTGCTTCCGTTGAAGCAGTTTTAAATTTTGAAAAACACGATTATCTATATTTCGTGGCGGATGTTTCTAACTTTGGATACCATATGTTTGCCAAATCTTTGGCACAACATAACCGAAATAAGGTGCAATATATCCGATGGATCAATTCTCAAAAGGTCCGCAGATAA
- a CDS encoding SAM-dependent methyltransferase, which produces MEEVKPGLVLGKVYLIPTTLGDNAPLEVLPISIKRTIENTDHYIVENEKTARHFIKKISPSKAQPSLHIETLNKFTDPAVIPTYLDPCIHGFNVGILSEAGCPGIADPGADVIKVAHEKRIQVVPLVGPSSILMAMMSSGMNGQNFAFNGYLPIDAAERKAMIKSLERVSREKGQSQIFMETPYRNDKLLKELTKILQKSTRLCIASDITLPTEFIKTKIAHEWGEINVDLNKRPTIFIIQA; this is translated from the coding sequence ATGGAAGAAGTAAAACCGGGTCTTGTTTTGGGTAAAGTTTACTTAATTCCAACAACGTTGGGAGACAATGCCCCATTGGAGGTGCTTCCAATTTCCATTAAGAGGACCATTGAAAATACTGATCACTATATTGTTGAGAACGAAAAGACCGCTCGTCATTTCATAAAAAAAATAAGTCCAAGCAAGGCACAACCTAGCCTACATATTGAAACTTTAAACAAATTCACAGATCCTGCAGTGATTCCCACTTATCTGGACCCCTGCATTCATGGGTTCAATGTAGGTATTTTATCTGAGGCAGGCTGCCCAGGTATTGCAGACCCCGGTGCTGACGTCATTAAGGTTGCCCATGAAAAAAGGATACAGGTAGTTCCTTTGGTAGGTCCATCCTCCATTCTTATGGCCATGATGTCCAGTGGTATGAATGGCCAAAATTTTGCCTTTAATGGTTATTTGCCTATAGATGCCGCAGAGCGTAAGGCAATGATCAAAAGTTTAGAACGAGTTTCCAGAGAGAAAGGGCAATCACAAATATTTATGGAAACTCCATACAGAAATGATAAGCTTTTAAAGGAGCTGACGAAAATACTACAGAAGAGCACCAGACTATGTATTGCCTCTGACATTACACTACCAACGGAGTTTATAAAAACCAAAATTGCACATGAATGGGGTGAGATTAATGTAGACCTAAACAAAAGACCCACTATATTTATCATTCAAGCATAA
- a CDS encoding low molecular weight protein-tyrosine-phosphatase: MKTKVLMVCLGNICRSPLAEGILKSKVDANAVLVDSSGTAGYHIGNPPDKRSIAVAQKHLLDISAQKCRQFSKNDFKEFDLIYAMDKNNFINILSLANTEKDKKKVRLLLDEVNLGINEVPDPYYGGVDGFEEVYQMINSACEAIAKKLN; this comes from the coding sequence ATGAAAACCAAAGTTTTAATGGTCTGCTTAGGAAACATCTGCAGATCTCCTTTGGCAGAAGGTATATTAAAATCCAAAGTAGATGCTAATGCCGTACTTGTGGATTCTTCTGGAACTGCAGGATATCATATTGGCAATCCACCAGACAAAAGATCTATAGCTGTTGCGCAAAAACACTTATTAGATATTAGTGCTCAAAAGTGTAGACAATTTTCTAAAAATGATTTTAAAGAGTTCGATTTAATCTATGCCATGGATAAAAACAACTTTATAAATATTTTAAGTCTGGCCAATACTGAAAAGGATAAAAAAAAGGTTAGATTGTTGTTAGACGAAGTAAATCTAGGCATTAATGAAGTGCCAGATCCGTACTATGGTGGAGTTGATGGCTTTGAAGAGGTCTACCAAATGATCAATAGCGCTTGTGAAGCGATTGCTAAAAAATTAAACTAA
- the dnaA gene encoding chromosomal replication initiator protein DnaA: MSVTANSVWNNCLAFIKDNIQPQAFKTWFEPIKPIKLTDKALSVQVPSKFFYEWLEEHYVKLLKVALTKELGSNAKLIYIIKMENKYGNKEPFTEQIPSSNRTAVGPQELDVPITSKSPELKNPFVIPGIRNIKIESQLNPNYNFENFLEGDSNRLARSAGMAVANKPGGTSFNPLLVFGGVGLGKTHLAHAIGVEIKDKYPEKTVLYISAEKFTQQYIESVKKNTRNDFIHFYQLIDVLIIDDVQFLSGKSGTQDVFFHIFNHLHQNGKQVILTSDKAPVDMQDIEQRLLSRFKWGLSAELQSPDFETRISILKNKLYRDGVEMPDDIIDHVAKNIKTNIRELEGAIISLIAQSSFNKRDITLELAQQVVEKFVKNTKREVSIDYIQKVVSDYFEMDVATLQSKTRKRHIVQARQLAMFFAKKFTKASLASIGSQIGKRDHATVLHACKTVDNLAETDKQFRKYIEDLSKKFS; encoded by the coding sequence ATGAGTGTTACTGCAAATTCCGTATGGAACAACTGTTTGGCTTTTATCAAGGATAATATCCAACCGCAGGCATTCAAGACTTGGTTTGAACCTATTAAGCCTATCAAGTTAACAGACAAAGCTCTTAGTGTACAAGTACCAAGTAAATTCTTCTATGAATGGTTAGAGGAACATTATGTTAAGCTTTTGAAAGTGGCTCTTACCAAGGAGTTAGGAAGTAACGCAAAACTTATTTACATCATTAAAATGGAAAATAAGTACGGTAATAAGGAACCGTTCACAGAACAAATTCCAAGTTCTAATCGTACCGCTGTTGGCCCTCAAGAGTTAGATGTGCCAATTACCTCAAAAAGCCCAGAATTAAAGAATCCTTTTGTGATTCCTGGTATTCGAAATATTAAAATAGAATCCCAGTTAAATCCAAATTATAATTTCGAGAATTTTCTAGAAGGCGATTCCAATAGACTTGCAAGATCTGCAGGAATGGCAGTTGCCAACAAACCTGGTGGCACTTCTTTTAATCCGTTATTAGTTTTTGGAGGTGTTGGTTTGGGCAAAACGCACTTGGCACATGCCATTGGTGTTGAAATCAAGGACAAATACCCCGAAAAGACAGTACTATATATTTCTGCGGAAAAATTTACCCAGCAGTATATTGAATCTGTAAAAAAGAATACTAGGAACGATTTCATTCACTTTTATCAACTAATAGATGTACTTATCATTGATGATGTACAATTCTTATCTGGTAAATCTGGAACCCAAGATGTTTTCTTCCATATCTTCAATCACTTGCACCAAAATGGAAAGCAGGTTATCCTTACATCCGACAAGGCACCTGTAGATATGCAAGATATTGAACAACGATTATTGTCGCGTTTTAAATGGGGTCTTTCCGCTGAGCTTCAAAGTCCTGATTTTGAAACTAGGATTTCCATTTTAAAGAACAAACTGTATCGTGATGGGGTAGAAATGCCAGATGATATCATTGATCATGTTGCAAAGAATATTAAAACAAATATAAGGGAACTGGAAGGCGCTATAATCTCTTTAATTGCACAATCCTCTTTTAACAAACGTGACATTACCCTGGAACTAGCCCAACAAGTGGTAGAGAAGTTTGTGAAAAATACAAAAAGAGAAGTCTCCATTGATTATATTCAAAAAGTGGTCTCAGACTATTTTGAAATGGATGTGGCTACGTTGCAATCCAAAACTAGAAAGCGCCATATTGTTCAAGCAAGACAGTTGGCCATGTTCTTTGCCAAAAAATTTACAAAAGCCTCCCTTGCCAGTATCGGTTCCCAAATAGGAAAACGAGATCATGCCACTGTATTGCATGCCTGCAAAACAGTTGACAACCTTGCAGAGACCGATAAGCAGTTTAGAAAGTACATTGAAGACCTGAGCAAAAAATTCTCTTAA
- a CDS encoding thioesterase family protein, producing MRLNSFSFRVRYGETDQMGVVYHGNYAQYLEMGRVEWLRALGISYKSMEENGIILPVISLQIDYKKSALYDDLLTVETNIKKAPLVKIEFDYKIYNEARELLVEANTVLAFIDKKTNRPIKCPDSILGKLRF from the coding sequence ATGAGATTAAATTCATTTTCTTTTAGGGTCCGTTATGGAGAGACCGACCAAATGGGTGTTGTGTACCATGGCAACTATGCACAATATCTAGAAATGGGCAGAGTGGAGTGGTTAAGGGCCTTGGGCATCAGTTATAAGAGCATGGAGGAAAATGGAATCATACTACCTGTAATTTCCTTACAAATAGATTATAAAAAATCTGCTCTTTATGATGATTTGCTTACAGTAGAAACGAATATTAAAAAAGCTCCATTGGTAAAGATTGAATTTGATTACAAAATCTATAATGAAGCCAGAGAATTATTGGTAGAGGCAAATACGGTTTTGGCCTTTATCGACAAAAAGACCAATAGACCCATAAAATGTCCTGATTCCATTTTGGGGAAATTAAGGTTTTAA
- a CDS encoding YigZ family protein, whose protein sequence is MEEEDIYKTIREPSPEILFKDRKSKFFGYAFPISSEEDVKPIIESLRKKHHTANHVCYAWQLGKKTHTYRTNDDGEPNNSAGMPIYGQIQSFGVTNVLIAVARVFGGTKLGVGGLIQAYRAAAQMALENAPIIEKTIESEFQLHFDYPAMDKVMRCIKQKGIKIVSQQMELKCSLLISVRKSQAAQTKQIFEEMQNVVIQSKD, encoded by the coding sequence ATGGAAGAAGAGGATATTTATAAAACGATAAGAGAACCTTCTCCAGAAATTCTGTTTAAGGATAGAAAAAGTAAATTTTTTGGTTACGCGTTTCCAATTTCTTCGGAAGAGGATGTTAAACCAATAATTGAATCACTGCGAAAGAAACACCACACCGCTAATCATGTATGCTATGCATGGCAATTGGGCAAAAAGACCCACACCTATAGAACTAATGATGATGGCGAGCCCAACAACTCGGCTGGAATGCCCATTTATGGGCAAATTCAGTCTTTTGGAGTCACCAATGTTTTGATTGCCGTTGCCAGGGTGTTTGGCGGAACAAAACTTGGCGTTGGCGGGCTTATACAAGCGTATCGTGCGGCGGCTCAAATGGCTTTGGAAAATGCCCCTATTATTGAAAAAACAATAGAATCCGAATTTCAATTGCATTTTGACTATCCTGCAATGGATAAGGTAATGCGTTGTATCAAGCAAAAAGGAATTAAGATTGTTTCACAACAAATGGAATTAAAATGCTCTCTTCTTATTTCAGTTAGAAAAAGTCAAGCAGCTCAAACCAAGCAAATATTTGAGGAGATGCAAAATGTTGTGATTCAATCAAAGGATTAA